The following coding sequences lie in one Mercenaria mercenaria strain notata chromosome 5, MADL_Memer_1, whole genome shotgun sequence genomic window:
- the LOC128546078 gene encoding carbohydrate sulfotransferase 8-like — translation MSDTRKQKYIFTFILVFALCFLLMIAVFAAEKVKNNVEIYPLKRPQHEIIGTSTENKTLGVSHPHVTNKDQFRIQNESRHERKRNIEKLCHDYPLITKHTKVHGTFYNNYTVFYCGIPKVGSTFLGTFMPTILNCTKYNTCSRGIHNYVSRGEYNVTRQLIKQAYALLFVRDPYHRLFSAYESKFFRPNEFWRHLGVHVIKEVRRNATKLSKQLGHDVSFAELVEYVVINHEKGVSINPHLTPMHTICNPCSINFDFIGRLETMSDDIEYIVDEWKYKGIISKKSKPARTLEKEVLYKSSFGRISDMFRRLHIHKSQISRYKLFQRTWSSYQLRGLILKDYEMPFLRKEVGNINEGKYKLAVKKALNESENYVKELKSQREEAFIQAYSSVPMDLLFRLREFMKPDCLLFGYDDKPEIIFSRKKLNTSSSFTYFKGMK, via the exons tgaaaaataatgttgaaatttaCCCATTAAAGCGACCTCAGCATGAAATAATTGGGACGAGTACCGAGAATAAAACGCTAGGTGTCTCACATCCGCACGTGACAAACAAG GATCAATTTAGGATACAAAATGAATCCAGACATGAAAGAAAGCGAAATATTGAGAAGCTATGTCATGATTATCCTTTAATCACGAAGCATACGAAGGTACACGGAACCTTCTATAATAACTATACAGTCTTCTATTGTGGCATTCCAAAAGTAGGATCTACTTTTCTAGGAACATTCATGCCAACAATTTTGAACTGTACTAAATACAACACCTGTTCTAGAGGAATACACAATTATGTGAGCCGAGGCGAATATAATGTAACCAGACAGTTAATAAAACAGGCATATGCCTTGTTGTTCGTCCGAGATCCGTATCACCGGCTCTTCTCCGCGTATGAAAGCAAATTTTTTCGACCGAATGAATTTTGGAGACACCTGGGTGTTCATGTGATTAAAGAAGTTCGAAGAAATGCGACTAAATTAAGTAAACAATTAGGACATGACGTATCATTTGCTGAGCTAGTCGAATATGTGGTAATTAACCACGAGAAAGGCGTATCAATAAATCCACATCTGACACCGATGCATACTATTTGCAATCCATGTTCCATCAACTTTGATTTCATTGGCAGACTTGAAACAATGAGTGACGACATAGAATATATTGTGGATGAGTGGAAATATAAAGGAATCATTTCGAAGAAAAGCAAGCCAGCCAGAACGCTGGAGAAAGAAGTACTGTATAAAAGTTCATTTGGAAGGATAAGCGATATGTTTAGGAGACTGCATATACATAAATCTCAAATTTCTCGATATAAACTGTTTCAAAGAACTTGGTCGAGCTATCAACTACGTGGTTTGATTCTAAAGGATTATGAAATGCCATTTTTGAGGAAAGAAGTCGGAAATATTAATGAAGGAAAATATAAACTTGCTGTCAAAAAAGCTTTGAACGAAAGTGAGAATTACGTCAAAGAACTGAAATCACAACGCGAAGAAGCTTTCATACAGGCTTACAGTAGCGTGCCAATGGACCTTCTGTTTAGACTAAGGGAATTCATGAAGCCAGATTGTTTACTCTTTGGTTACGACGATAAACCAGAGATAATATTCAGTAGGAAAAAATTAAATACTTCAAGCTCCTTTACCTACTTCAAGGGGATGAAATAG